The following are encoded together in the Apodemus sylvaticus chromosome 11, mApoSyl1.1, whole genome shotgun sequence genome:
- the Tec gene encoding tyrosine-protein kinase Tec isoform X2 encodes MMVSFPVKINIRSSPQSRDRWVKKLKEEIKNNNNIMIKYHPKFWADGSYQCCRQTEKLAPGCEKYNLFESSIRKTLPPAPEIKKRRPPPPIPPEEENTEEIVVAMYDFQATEAHDLRLERGQEYIILEKNDMHWWRARDKYGSEGYIPSNYVTGKKSNNLDQYEWYCRNTNRSKAEQLLRTEDKEGGFMVRDSSQPGLYTVSLYTKFGGEGSSGFRHYHIKETATSPKKYYLAEKHAFGSIPEIIEYHKHNAAGLVTRLRYPVSTKGKNAPTTAGFSYDKWEINPSELTFMRELGSGLFGVVRLGKWRAQYKVAIKAIREGAMCEEDFIEEAKVMMKLTHPKLVQLYGVCTQQKPIYIVTEFMERGCLLNFLRQRQGHFSRDMLLSMCQDVCEGMEYLERNSFIHRDLAARNCLVNEAGVVKVSDFGMARYVLDDQYTSSSGAKFPVKWCPPEVFNYSRFSSKSDVWSFGVLMWEIFTEGRMPFEKNTNYEVVTMVTRGHRLHRPKLASKYLYEVMLRCWQERPEGRPSFEDLLRTIDELVECEETFGR; translated from the exons AAATAAAGAACAACAATAATATCATGATTAAATACCATCCTAAGTTTTGGGCAGACGGAAGTTACCAGTGTTGTAGACAAACAGAAAAACTCGCCCCTGGATGTGAAAAGTACAATCTTTTTGAGAGTA GTATAAgaaagaccctgcctcctgcACCAGAAATAAAGAAG AGAAGGCCTCCTCCACCAATTcccccagaagaagaaaataccGAAGAAATCGTTGTAGCCATGTATGATTTCCAAGCGACAGAAGCACACGACCTCAGGTTAGAGAGAGGCCAAGAGTACATCATCCTGGAGAAGAATGACATGCATTGGTGGAGAGCAAGAGACAAGTATGG GAGTGAAGGATATATCCCAAGTAATTATGTCACAGGAAAGAAATCCAACAACTTAGATCAATATGA GTGGTATTGCAGAAATACCAACAGAAGCAAGGCAGAGCAGCTCCTCAGAACGGAA GATAAAGAAGGTGGTTTTATGGTGAGAGACTCCAGTCAACCAGGCTTGTACACAGTCTCCCTTTACACAAAGTTTGGGGG aGAAGGCTCATCAGGTTTCAGGCACTATCACATAAAAGAAACAGCAACATCCCCAAAGAAGTATTACCTGGCAGAAAAGCATGCTTTCGGGTCCATTCCGGAGATCATCGAATACCACAAGCACAATGCAGCAG GGCTTGTCACCAGGCTCCGGTACCCGGTCAGTACAAAGGGGAAGAACGCGCCCACTACTGCCGGCTTCAGCTACG ATAAGTGGGAGATTAACCCGTCAGAGTTGACCTTTATGAGGGAGTTGGGGAGTGGACTGTTTGGAGTGGTGAGGCTGGGGAAGTGGCGGGCCCAGTACAAAGTAGCCATCAAAGCTATTCGGGAAGGTGCCATGTGTGAGGAGGATTTCATAGAGGAAGCCAAAGTCATGAT GAAGCTGACACACCCCAAGCTGGTACAGCTCTATGGTGTATGCACTCAACAGAAGCCCATCTACATCGTTACTGAGTTCATGGAACGGGGCTGCCTTCTGAATTTCCTCCGACAGAGACAAGGCCATTTCAGCAGAGACATGCTGCTAAGCATGTGCCAGGATGTGTGTGAAGGGATGGAGTACCTGGAGAGAAACAGCTTCATCCACAGAGACCTG GCTGCTAGAAATTGCCTAGTGAATGAAGCAGGAGTTGTCAAAGTATCTGATTTTGGAATGGCCAG GTACGTTCTGGATGATCAGTACACAAGTTCCTCTGGCGCCAAGTTCCCTGTGAAGTGGTGTCCCCCGGAAGTGTTTAATTACAGCCGCTTTAGCAGCAAGTCAGACGTCTGGTCGTTTG GTGTGCTAATGTGGGAAATATTCACAGAAGGCAGGATGCCCTTCGAGAAGAACACCAATTACGAAGTGGTAACCATGGTGACTCGAGGCCACCGACTCCACCGGCCAAAGTTGGCTTCCAAATATTTGTATGAGGTGATGCTGAGGTGCTGGCAAGAG AGACCAGAGGGAAGGCCTTCGTTTGAAGACTTGCTGCGTACGATAGATGAACTAGTTGAGTGTGAAGAAACTTTTGGAAGATAA